Sequence from the Paramisgurnus dabryanus chromosome 3, PD_genome_1.1, whole genome shotgun sequence genome:
TGGAAGCCATCGGGGGGAGAACAGGGCGTTCCACGTCACACGCTTGTTGGCGTCGTGGCCGCTAGGTCCAAGCTGAGTCGGAAAACTAAAACTACGGTCGTCTCTTGTAGGGTTGTTGATCACCCACGGTGAACCCCAGGCGGGTGACAGGTAGTTGCGTGGCGTGAAGAGGCTGCAGTTGACGTCGAAGTACTTTGCCAGTTGTACGGGTGAGGATGCGTGGAACTGGAAGGCGAGGAAGAGCAGATCCCGAACCGATTCGTAATATTTCCCCATCAGCGATGACTTCTTCTGCAGGTGGAACAAATGCTGGGGTGAGATCATGGCATAGCGTATCGCCTTCAGTGCGTTCTCAGCTGTTGTGGTTGAACGCTGGTTCTGGTTGATCCAAGTTTCCAGAGCTTCGTACAGCTCCAGTTCGCTCTGCAGAACCAGGTCCGAACGCTGCAGCAAATTGAGCAACAGTTCCTCGCCGACAGAACTCCATTCGGCGCTGTGAAGAACCGATGAAAGATTCCAGGACAGATATTGCAGACAGCTGTTTTGCAGAGCAACATCTCCGATCTGCATTGCATATTGATACCAACCAACCACATGACCTGTCGGGGAATCACTTGACAGATGGTGGGTCATGTATTGGGTGAGGCCTTGTTGCAGGTCCCATACGTGATACTTGCTGGCAAGCTTGTGCAAAGCGATGGCCTGGTTCAGACGCACAGTGATGTCCCCACAGTATAAATACCTGTACAAAGAAACATTAACTATAAATAACCAATATTATAGTTTCtctgcacactgtaaaaaaaatgtagcatgaagttaaaacaatttGGTTTTGCAAGTTAATATACCCTACTATTTTAAaaagacactccactttttttgaaaatatactaatTTTTCCCTAGAACTCCCCTAAAGTTCTAGAGtaaaaacattagatttttactattttggaatccattcagctgatcccCGGGTtgggcgctagcacttttagcattgcttagcacaatccattgaatctgataagaccattagcatcgcgctaaaaaataaccaaagagtttggatatttttcccatttaaaacttgactcttctgtagtcactgtactaagaccgacagaaaattaaaagttgtgattttctaggcagatatggttaggaactaaactctcattctggcgtaataatcaaggactttgctgctgtaacatggctgcagagggcgtagtgatattacgtagtgccttaaaatagtcccctgccatcgaaagttactaaggggactctTTTCAGCTGCTGCAtgtcattgcgcctcctgcagccatgttacagcagcaaagtccttgattaaaacaccagaatgagagtatagttcctaaccatatctgcctagaaaatcacaacttttaattttcaaacggtcttagtacacaatgtaactaaagataagtcaagttttaaatccaaactctttggttattttttagcactatgctaaatggtctaatcagattcaatggattacgctaagctatgctaaaagtgctagcgccaaacccggatatcagctgaatggattccaaaaaagtaaaaatcgaatgtttaactctaggggagctggaaaatgagcattttttttaaaaaagggtccctttaagttttgacttgtgataaggtgaaataacttataaaaacatttaaaattgtataactaaatttgttatgttttctttttgggccatttttgccaGACAGTATTTGAGGAGACGACAGGAAGGTATAGGGTGAAGAAAGGGGTAttggatcggcaaaggaccgttcgggattcgaactcgggttGCCGGAAGTGTGTATtcaccatatgtcggagcactgtccacaacaccatcggctccaacttaatttgttaagttaaagtaacataaaaatatatgttgatttgacattaTTTTTGTACAGTGTGGGTCTCTAACAAGGTTGCCAAGTCTACTTTTTGGCCATTTTGACATGGGCTGTTTTTCATGTATGCGGGTTGAAGCGACCCCAATAATGTGATAATTAGCCCCAAGAATGGGAATTTTAGCAGATAAAACTAAACAAATTTTATTCCCAGAACGCAATTTTTGATCGATGAGTATGAAGACAACTTGTATCGCTCACCTTATGAACTTATCAAATACAGCTGCACACTCTGCTGTCTCTCTGAGCACCAGTACGCTTGAGTTACGAGTCTGAAGCAGCTCATCGAACACATCACTCTGGAGACTCAACACCAGCGTGTGGACCTGGATGACTTTAACTTCATCCGTGTTCAGGGTTTGAACATGCAAGGTCACGTCGCTGCCATTCCCGTGGTTCAGCAGGGCCTCCATGCGCTGCACCAGCGCCATTGAATGGTTGATGGTTGCAGCACTGATCTCCAAAGTGGCCTCATGCTTTAATGCAGCTGaaggacagaaatgcaaaatacagtaatgcaatatacaatataaaaaatgaagatgtataaatatatctcattttacaaaaatattgtcacaatcagaggcgtcatgcccattcaaactgagggggcagttgcccccttggttttttgaggctcaaaatcaaagaagcgcccattaatctgttatttgtcttttaatctgtttactatgcacaatattattaattctgtgcaacatccttgtcacttttcggagattttcgccgtttttatagtgttttgatcgtgttacattacttctggcggcaggcgctgcatACAGCGTAGTTGCTGACGTCATCAACGTCAGAGCGCGCTCACAAGCTCtttttgctgttgctgctgcattttgctatccgaggaattaaaacgtgcaagacacgctcacaacatttccaaaccccagtacggtaatgtgcagtaaaatgtgaccgtctcaacgttatattagtagagatttctagattcatcttcttggtacaacgccaaagttcgccagagttcacgggggcgcggaatcacacatgctcacatatgaggtaaagttgaatgcaaaaatccgttcctctaataatttttatcTGAACATTTTttgaatcattattgaacattaaactcaatcacgtggctatagcttatgtcattttcgttgtttataaactttatggatttaaaattacattaattgtaTAGGATtgtgcagttgttgtgcaaaatgcattgacacaattaaacaagtcattaaacaaaacgttaataaaaaaacatgccgttccagatgtaaatatgatgccaatatgtcattattccgattgaatagtatttgatatgaaatttagtcaacacttttatttcgGAGGTTTTTGTCATGAAGGCAGGAAGGCTCAAAATAGTGCCacggaaaagactgaaagctctataatattgattgaacgaattgcttcgaaaattgattcagtttttcaaagCAGTTCCAAACAAcccacacgctggcgacccctgctggtgaaaagagtgtaaaagcagaataatagcaagatttttattaaaatatgtttcaaaaatatttaacttaattaagacatagttaaaagtgtattatgtgtttttagttttatttggggcaaacaaatcattaaaactaactacccttttaattatgcacatttttgtcattaaatctgtttataaacaaaaagtagacaaaatggtagtgttattagtcagttcggataaatgttttatgaacttgtgACCTTttatgaagcctcgtttgctaaaatcacgtgacttgggccagtttgaaacacgctccgaaccactgattcaaaacaaaagattcatAAATGTTTTGAAGCCTGGAAaaaaaacgaccatcactatgtatgcacacatttttgtaagctgtgcacactgtgcccccttaaaaaaaattggtgcatgacgcccctggtcACAATGTTATTCAAAAACCTTTTGTGTCTAAATGGTTCTATAAAAAAcctatggcatcgctgtgagaACCTtgtaagcacctttattttaaagagtgtcCATCACAAGTGCACacttcagggttcccacactttagttaacttcaaattcaaggacctttcaaggactttccaggtccaatactctcaaattcaaggactacatgtggggacacatttcaagagagagcaaggttacatcgtgttaccttttaagatacattgttacagttcacttctgagggaacttgcgctgagtcactgcggtgacacttttgGGACGCCTCCAGAGGTAAGTGCAACttaatgtgtatatcaaattcaatcaattatgaggcttaacgacaaagacagggtgacgcgagagccaggaagtatatcgctatctgaaattgCCAAAAACAGCATTACAGGGACACAAGAaatatggcaagggagacgcagcgtctcgttcccttctcaaggaacaacagttacatacgtaacccgagacgttttcatgtgtcaaacacaactatgcaaaaaagcattttggtatgaattaacatttgcatacagaagatataagcatttaaagcgaaccaCTTAGCACGTgcgcttaaaaagtctagaatttgtattatattatcctacactacacagggaataatatttaattttttctccaaaaacttcttgcataaaatagattcaagcacctgtatctatgtatgtatattttcaaaaacgttgaaatttttcccccagattcataaactttcaaggatttcaatgaaccgtgggaaccctgacaCTTAGTGATGCAGAAATAATTTTacacattcaaataaaaaattggACTTAAACAGTAGTATTAGAAGAGCTTCAAGGGAaagttgaaaattttgtcatcatttactccccctcatgttgttctacacctgtatgagtttcttcagtctgttaaacacaaaagatCTTGACAACCACATAGCTTACGATCAAAAGCGTCATCATGCCAATCATGCCCAACTGGATTtctgagccaaatggattttctATGCAACATCGAAATCAATGAAGCATCTTCAAATCTGTTGTTTTATAGGGGAAAAATATGAGCAGTTCTTCACTTCACTatgattttttgttgttttaatcaCACGCTTTATTCTGAACGCAATAAATTATTAATGAACATAAAAAATCAGACACAACAGAACACAACTGGTGCCATCATTGTGCATGCTCACGGACACGTTGCTCCTGGTGCTGCATTTTGTTATCTGATAAATTAAAAAAACGCCATCACAAATTCTCGCAACACTTTCAAAATGCATCAGTTACCACAATGTTTACCCTACATGTGTTCAAAATGATggttcataatgtttttatcTAGATTCACCCCCAGAGGtatggaaggtatttttggacttttttaaattaattaattaaattataaaataattaattaaattataaaataacaaataaaatcgcaaaatatgtcccaattttgaaaatgaaatactaaaataaaaattaaaacatcatattaaattatttcattttcatttttaacgtgatgaagcatcattccagccaaattaaaaaataaaattaaattgatgatttgacatttcattttcaaaataatcttgagtcaagactgacaatattaaaataaaaggcaagcttgaaaaggaatctgtaaatacatttttaaaagggtttttattcatgcccaagaaataatagggacaaaattaaaatgtaaagttcagttttaattttatgttctctttaaactatttgttttcgttttctttttcgttttcatATTCAAcctgtatgcaaattcaatgttaattaATGGGTTGGGTTTACTTGCTcaaaaaaggggattggctgaagcagcGTTGCCAACTCAGCGACTGTGTTGCTAAAATAGCGACTTTATTGCTACATTTAGCGACTTTTAGGCCCATTTAGACAAATTTAGCGAATGTTTGGATTAATCTTAGCTTCAAatctgtacagataggctactgtgtcgcTTGTACTGGCCCACGAGTGCCGGGTGTCGCTGTCCCGGCGAAATGTGTGTCTGGTGTTTCTGTGCATGGAGCTGGGCAGTGAGCAACATTTAGACTGTAGgagctgacgcgtggatgaGATTCAGGTACATTGCTTACATTtcaaaggaggaacaaacaataaaaagtgaCTGGACCGCTGTTATGTATgtgcgtattttcacacatctgatGTAGCAATAAAGTCTCTATTTTAGCAACACAGTCGCTAGGTCGCAATGCCAATCCCCTTTTTTGAGCAAGTAAACCCCACCcattgattaacattgaatttgcatacaagttaaaaatgaaaatgaaaaagaaaatgaaaacaaataatttaaagagaacataaaattaaaactgaactttacattttattccttttcaagcttgcctttttattttaatattgtcagtcttgactcaagattatattgaaaatgaaatgtcaaatcataaattttatttaatttttcaatttggccagaatgatgctttattacgttaaaaatgaaaatgaaataatttaatataatgttttaatttttattttagcatttaattttcaaatttggaacatattttgcgattttattttttattttataatttaatttattattttataatttaattaattaatttaaaaaagtcaaaaaatACCTTCCATACAGAGGGGGCACAGAATAACATGTGGTCAAATATGATGCCAAAAATGTGTTCCTCTAATAACTGTATATACATATGTTGGCTATTTTTTATGAAGTTGCATTAAATTGAAGttgaattaaattgaaatatgaaaataaacaaacaattacaGCATTACATTGAGCATTACACTTCTTTTGCATCAAAGGTTTCTTTTTATTCCctgtttttgcagtgttgatCATTAAAACCAATCACAGACATTACCGATGAGCGTATAATGTAACTTTTTAAATGAGTTGTTGATGTTAAAGTTATGTGTAAAATATCAATTAAATTAACTCTTTAactctttttacatttttgcctGTGTAGTCAATGAgaatataaagtttttaatgtaTTCTACTAATGGAGTTTAATAATAAAGATTAGACTATGAAGTGTGCCCCCTTAAGCAAactggtgcatgacgcccctgctcATTGTACCCATTAACACCATACTTTTGCTTTTCCTACCATGAAATTTAAtaggtactgtcaactgtgcgcttactatcatttatcaaacaggttcccacaggtccttgaaagtttgggAATCTGGGGGgggattcaaggccctgggaagtttttgaaaatatacgtAGGcctacatagatacaggtcattgaaagagcttgaatctattttatgccaAAAGTCTTCTGAAAAAAATCCAttttattccctgtgtagtgtaggataatattataaaaattctagactttttaatcACACATgataaactgtttgctttaaatgcttatatcttctgtatgtgaatgttcatttataccaaaatgcttttttgcatagttgtgtttgacacatgaattCATCTCTGGtaacgtatgtaactgttgttccctgagaagggaacgagacgctgcgtcttccttgccatacttcctgcgtccctgtaacgctaTTTTTGGagatatttcagatagcgatatacttccttgCTCCCGCTCCtcgtctttgtcgttaagcctcactaatggttgaatttgatatacacattcagacgcacttacccctgaagcgtccccaaagtgtcaccgcagtgacgcagcgcgagttccctcaaaagggaactgtaaaatgtatcttaaaaggtaacacgatgtaaccttgctctcacaaAAAGCGTctccacatttagtccttgaatttgagggtattggacctggaaagtccttgaaaggttcTTGAacttgaagttaactaaggtgtgggaagcctgctcaaaatattttcagaaTAAATAATCTCATACAGAACAACAtgagtgtgagtaaatgatgacaagagttttcatttttgggtgaactttcactttaaatactcatagttcatattttctTAGAGTTgcatataattatttttaaggattttctttttgtgaACAAACTAAATCTTTcattaaagaaaataagtcactatacaataataaacattaaagcaATTGTGTGTCAGCTCCCAGAGCCACTTTCAATATAAAGAGTCTTAGTTTAGGCTGCATTCTGTGATACAAAGGAAGAAAAAGCGAACTGAATACGAAATCAATTTGGATGAGGGGTAGAAGAAAGACCTTGTAGTGAAAGCCACTGCCGCTCTTCAAGTCACGTGACACATCATGTTTAGTCATTTGATAGCTACAGATTGCCAAATCAAAATTAAATGGCTTATTAGTAGCTTTTTAGGTCACAGAGTAGGTTAaacttttgcatttaaattCTATTTATGATCTTTTGATTCTGCAACAGAAAAATATTCCTATAATTATATAAAAGTATCTTATATAAGAAACACTAAAGCATCTATCGTCACCAAAAAAACAAAAGGAAAAACAGCTGCATCAATTGAGCATCAACATGTGAGAATGCAGCATACTGCATAACATAAAGATGCAATGCAGGTGTCAAAGATGCCTACACACCACTCCAGGAACTATTACAGTAACAAAACCCAAATATCTATGATCTTACCTCCATCCCCTGACCCAGTGAGAAAATGCACCGCAACACAAAGGTTCGCCAGATAGATGATGCTCTTTCCAAAGAAGTTCACCATGTTTCGTCCTGTATCGACGTCTTTTTCTAGTCAATCTGCACAGTGATGCCCAGTTTTCCTGTCCCACACTCTTTATGTAGGACGCCGAGCATCTCTCTGCCTCATTGATTGGTGGAATCCGGCTGGGCCGTTGCTATGACGACCACTTTGATGGTGAGTTTCTTCTCTTTCAATGTTACATGATATTGATTTGGGTTTGGAGCGAAGTGGGATGCTGCCTACACATCGCCTCTTTTCttactgtatttttataaacattattGCGTGTCGTTGCAATATGCTGGCTTAAGCTAATATGCCAGTTTTAAAGGAGTCTGAAGCTCATAATTTAATAAATTCATACAAAGGCATTCAgacaaatatatttaaactttaaaggtagttcacccaaaaaaaaaaatgaaaaattagtcatcatttattcatgttgttccaaacctgtataaatttctttgtttttctgaacacaaaggaagattgCAATGTTTGTACCGTCAAATACTTTTTCCCTTTATCTAATGTTTTGATTATGAGTCATACGCCGTTTTAAAGGACCAAATGTTTGTGAACATACTGTGGATAACACGTAAGTGTGAActtcatatttttaaaatcaCACACCCACAGTCCTGCTAGGCCCATATGTACCATGACAACAAAATctcttttgtatttatttgcTTTTAACAGATTTcagataaaaaaacacaataatcaATTACTGTAGTTGATGCaaatatattttagaaaatttgcGAAAACAACAGTGAAATGTATACACAATATACACTATATAAAAACTATTACAGGATTACGTGAAAATCTTCCCAGCTCTTTCCTTCTCATGTTTGTCCCTCTGTTTCTTTTTCATCTGTCTGTACAGCTGCACtactctttctctctcctccTCCATTATCCTCTTCCTCGCCATAGAGGGTTTATTTACAGACACGGGACTGTGACCAAGGAGGGAGTTCAGAAGAAGACCTTTGGATGCCCCCTGGAAAATGGCATCAGGATAAGAATTATGGAGAACAAACATTACATCAACATCTCAGGGTAGATATTTAAGGAAACGGTTACCTTGGGTTTAACTGTGGCTTTTTTGGGTTTCACACTTAGTGATGGTGGCGCCATGGCGACCTCTCCAAATGGTACTTCATCTTTAAGAGGAAAGCAAATGATGCTCAGTAAAAGTTTATAAATAGAATGATGAAGTAAAGGCATTACAAACCTTTAAACATGTCCTTCTCCTCTTGTTTCTCACGCTGAACTAACTTTTTCTTTTCTTGTTTGAGTTTTCCTCGACTTAACCTAAAAAACAACAATGATGTACGAGTATATAAATCATCTGTAACCTAATGATCTGTTATGATGCAATTCTgagatataattttttttaaatataactgAGGATGTTGGGAAAACTTAGTAGTAGTATGGCATCTAACACTAACCCTTTCTTTTTAGCCGATTTCTTTTCCTCCGTCTGTTCTTCTTCTTTCGGCAGCTCTGTCTCTGGCTTTCGGTCTATCTGGTTGTTGGTAAGGAAGAGTACATGCTCGCTCTCCTCTGTCATGCGACGGACATAAGCTTTCTTTGATTCATTATTCCTTTTGCGGAAGTGTGGAACTGGAATGTCTCCTGGTTGTCCTGATTCCAGCGTTGACAGAGAGGCTAGTAGACAAcaacatataaacatatatcAGCACAATGCCATAGTCTCTGTTGTCCTTGCCACTGGCCATGTCTTTGTTGAAGAGGAGTGTTAGTGACCCATGCAGAGAGTAAGCAGACAGAGCCCAGACAGTATTGGGGTGGTGTTTATGTGACTGTTTTTGTTTCTATTATTTTTAGACCAAtaaaaatttcttaaaaattttAATGCGTATATTGTAGATCCACCACTTAACAATAACACTACTGGCATCCTATGCATctgtatttataataaataataaatatataaaaacttaaTTATTGATTGATATAATGTACCTGTAAGTATTTTAAAGATTTAAGCTTTGATAACTTTCAACATATTGACCTCAAGCCCTCTGGTATATCGTGCACTGTTCAAAAGCAAATTGCACTGAAAAACTCACATTTCTCTTGCATTTTCTTTCTTGTATGCTAGcaacaaaataaattttattcaTTACCTTTCTTTCTTTGTCGTGAGGTCATTTTCATCCTTTCTTTACTCTTCATGATTTCACGCAAACGATGAGGGATCTGCTGGAGGTGGTCATCTGATTCTGGGTTAGCATTCTTTTTTAACTTCTTTGTACTAACAAAACAAAAGCGAATATGCTTTAATTGGATGTCAattgcaataaaataaaaatacaattttatataAGTTTCATTAGAGCGGTCTCTGCAACATAACAGATACCCATAACATTACTCAGACACATAGTAAAGTACAATTAATGCCAATCAAAATTAGAGCAATTTCAAATGTTATTAATGTTTGCTTTGTGCCCTGACAAAATCTTATATTTAAAACCAATAAAGGACCATACTGGGAAACTGCTCACTTGTGCAAAGGTAGTACTAAGTAAAGTCCATTAGCTTCCTGTTTAGTTTTAGATTCAACACACCTAACGTTAAGTactcaaattattatttttataatatagtacatctttatataataaaaacatataagAAAGATGTAGAGTTAATCTCAGGGTAAACGTGCATAACATTCACTACAGTATTGTGTTCTTAGCTGCGCATGCGCCAAATGCAGAATCGAAAAGCAAAATAGTACACTTCTAATTGACTGTAACTTGAAAGTGCATGAAGATTTAACGTAATTTTAACGTGTTGTCCCGCATTTCAATCAGTCGTATATGGTAAATTGTCAAATACAAATACACCAATTTAAACAATACATATATCTGTAACACGTTAACTAAAGATTGTATTACCCGATAGACTTCTCATTCTtctgttgtttgtgttgtttttctgttttcattgtgtgtttttatatttaaacagcGCTTCTCCTGTCTGACTGTAAACTCGTGTTGTCTGTGTTGATCTTCTTCTGTGAGATGAGATGCGGAACACATCAGCGCATTACTGCCGCCTGCTGACATCTCAATGAAACTACACCGTCATCTCACTGAGGTAAATAATTTTTGCTATGTAATCCAGTAAAAattgctaattttatgttattttctGTCTTTGACTTCTGGTTTTCTTTTTTGGAAAAACACGCGAGAATCTTATTTTCACATATTTTTAAGATTAAATGTCGTTTTTCTTCATTTCCTTTGCATATTTACAACAGCTGTTATTTCCTTCCTAAGTCCATCGACACGTACGCGTGCGTGAGTAATTTGAAAAGATTTGCAATCCGTTAAACTTTATTTTGCTTTTTtcctataaaaatacatgttttgtgATTAGGACAATGAGATGTTTTTGTTGAATATAAACGAGGTTTATGTAGGAGGTGTTTcatcaaattaaattaataatgtttttatagtaaaagtgtagtctATTACCATATTTTTTACTACAATACAAAaccaaaagttatagcaaaatCATGGCTTATTTTCATTAGGCTAAAACTCTAAAGtttctaatattttaatatttattttggtAATTAAATGCAAAGCAATTAAATGCAATGAATATTACACATCGCCACGTGTATTTCTTGAGCTTCTTCTGAGGTAACAGTTGTTTTTTCCTAATGTTAatggtttattttaaattgcTTGTTTTGCTTACCTCACCGGTTAAGTCATACTAGTCAGTGGATTGTTTTCTAATGTCTACAGACTAAGTACTCCCAAAATCAGCTGACTAAACCTTGCCAGGAGCCGGGGACACGCGGATGACCCTCAGCCTTCACCAAGGGAACAACAAAGGTCTTTGAGTCCAGAAAGCAGACACATTGACACATTCAGAAGGCCCTGACTCACTGTTTCCTGAGAAAGCTCCACTCCCAGGTACCCACAGTGACCTGTTCACACAGCAGCCTCTTGTGACCTGTTTACATGCTTGTTCCCCAAATATACTGTATGGTTTTTGGATAACACTGGTTT
This genomic interval carries:
- the ccdc137 gene encoding coiled-coil domain-containing protein 137, translating into MKTEKQHKQQKNEKSIGTKKLKKNANPESDDHLQQIPHRLREIMKSKERMKMTSRQRKKASLSTLESGQPGDIPVPHFRKRNNESKKAYVRRMTEESEHVLFLTNNQIDRKPETELPKEEEQTEEKKSAKKKGLSRGKLKQEKKKLVQREKQEEKDMFKDEVPFGEVAMAPPSLSVKPKKATVKPKGASKGLLLNSLLGHSPVSVNKPSMARKRIMEEERERVVQLYRQMKKKQRDKHEKERAGKIFT
- the btbd17b gene encoding BTB/POZ domain-containing protein 17, giving the protein MVNFFGKSIIYLANLCVAVHFLTGSGDGAALKHEATLEISAATINHSMALVQRMEALLNHGNGSDVTLHVQTLNTDEVKVIQVHTLVLSLQSDVFDELLQTRNSSVLVLRETAECAAVFDKFIRYLYCGDITVRLNQAIALHKLASKYHVWDLQQGLTQYMTHHLSSDSPTGHVVGWYQYAMQIGDVALQNSCLQYLSWNLSSVLHSAEWSSVGEELLLNLLQRSDLVLQSELELYEALETWINQNQRSTTTAENALKAIRYAMISPQHLFHLQKKSSLMGKYYESVRDLLFLAFQFHASSPVQLAKYFDVNCSLFTPRNYLSPAWGSPWVINNPTRDDRSFSFPTQLGPSGHDANKRVTWNALFSPRWLPLSVRSSYPEHGSMQPTRTDGGRPRIIITPATSSPDFAGVTFQKTVIVSTRKQGKVVVRHVYNFHQSTEEVGDFLLDADLQRRTSEYLIDSSLYLHIIVKPLYHSLIVAKK